The Carassius gibelio isolate Cgi1373 ecotype wild population from Czech Republic chromosome B9, carGib1.2-hapl.c, whole genome shotgun sequence genome includes a region encoding these proteins:
- the LOC127965069 gene encoding UDP-glucuronosyltransferase-like, with translation MPNMVQIGGINCAKKAPLTKELEEFVDGSGEHGFVVFTLGSMVSQLPEAKAREFFEAFRQIPQRVLWRYTGPVPENAPKNVKLMKWLPQNDLLGHPKVKAFITHGGSHGIYEGMYNGVPMVMLPLFGDQGDNVQRLVSRGVAETLSIYDLTAEKLLVALRKVISYKSYKEKMTELSAIHRDRPIEPLDLAVFWTEFVMRHKGAAHLRPAAHELNWIQYHSLDVIGFLLLILVTVIFVTVKSCMFCFRKCFKKTQKKKKE, from the exons ATGCCAAATATGGTCCAAATAGGGGGCATCAACTGTGCTAAGAAGGCCCCACTGACAAAG gagctggaggagtttgtGGACGGTTCTGGAGAGCATGGGTTTGTGGTCTTCACTCTGGGCTCCATGGTGTCCCAGTTACCCGAGGCCAAAGCCAGAGAGTTCTTTGAGGCATTCAGGCAGATACCTCAGAGG GTGCTATGGAGGTACACTGGACCAGTCCCTGAAAATGCTCCAAAGAATGTCAAACTTATGAAGTGGCTGCCACAAAATGATCTCTTGG GCCATCCTAAGGTTAAGGCTTTCATTACACATGGTGGATCACATGGAATCTATGAAGGAATGTATAACGGGGTGCCAATGGTGATGCTTCCTCTGTTTGGTGACCAAGGGGATAACGTTCAACGCTTAGTGTCTCGAGGAGTTGCAGAAACCCTGAGTATCTATGATCTGACCGCAGAAAAACTGCTGGTTGCATTGAGAAAGGTCATCAGTTATAAAAG CTACAAGGAGAAGATGACCGAGCTTTCAGCTATTCATAGAGACCGTCCCATTGAGCCTTTGGACCTGGCTGTGTTCTGGACTGAGTTTGTTATGAGACACAAAGGGGCAGCACATCTTAGACCTGCAGCCCATGAGCTGAACTGGATTCAGTATCATTCTCTGGACGTCATTGGCTTTCTCCTTCTCATTCTAGTGACAGTTATTTTTGTGACTGTCAAAAGCTGCATGTTCTGTTTCAGGAAGTGTTTCAAGAAAACTCAGAAAAAGAAGAAGGAGTAG